In one window of Gemmatimonadota bacterium DNA:
- a CDS encoding Gfo/Idh/MocA family oxidoreductase: protein MGVRIGFIGTGGIAGMHLGLLPDIERAELVAYADIQVERAQAAADRCGGRAYGDYREMLDREELDAVYVCLPPFAHGDPEMAVLERNLHLFVEKPQALDVDTARDIAAKVEECGVLSCVGYNWRYLDVTEKARDLLSGVRPALAIGYWIGNTPGSPWWRVKAKSGGQIVEQTTHVYDCARYLMGDVVSVYAAGTKGRMLDLPNYDVEDASTVSLVFESGAVATILSSCVAEQGYGTALEVIARGLTVKIAGGNLHVVREDETVRYPGRNNPYQLENELFLQAIEEENPSLIRSAYGDVVNSLAVTLAANESMASGEVVHLA, encoded by the coding sequence ATGGGCGTTCGTATAGGATTTATCGGAACCGGCGGCATTGCGGGCATGCACCTGGGACTCCTGCCGGATATCGAGCGGGCCGAACTCGTGGCGTACGCGGACATCCAGGTCGAGCGCGCGCAGGCGGCGGCCGACCGGTGCGGAGGCCGCGCGTACGGCGACTACCGCGAGATGCTGGACCGGGAAGAACTGGATGCCGTGTACGTATGCCTCCCGCCCTTCGCCCACGGCGATCCCGAAATGGCCGTACTGGAACGCAACCTCCACCTGTTTGTCGAGAAACCCCAAGCGCTGGACGTCGATACCGCGCGTGACATCGCGGCAAAGGTCGAAGAATGTGGCGTCCTCTCGTGCGTGGGGTACAACTGGCGGTACCTGGACGTGACGGAAAAGGCCCGGGACCTGTTATCCGGCGTGCGGCCGGCCCTCGCGATCGGATACTGGATCGGAAACACGCCCGGATCCCCCTGGTGGCGTGTGAAGGCGAAGTCGGGCGGACAGATCGTGGAGCAGACCACACACGTGTACGACTGCGCGCGGTACCTCATGGGGGACGTGGTCAGCGTCTACGCGGCGGGAACGAAGGGACGGATGCTGGATCTGCCGAACTACGACGTGGAAGACGCCAGTACGGTGTCGCTCGTGTTCGAAAGCGGCGCCGTGGCCACCATACTCTCTTCCTGTGTCGCCGAACAGGGTTATGGAACCGCGCTCGAGGTCATTGCCCGGGGGCTCACGGTGAAGATCGCCGGAGGCAATCTGCACGTCGTGCGCGAAGACGAAACGGTGCGGTATCCCGGCCGGAACAACCCTTACCAGCTTGAGAACGAACTCTTCCTTCAGGCCATCGAAGAGGAGAATCCGTCCCTCATCCGATCGGCCTACGGCGACGTCGTCAACAGCCTCGCCGTCACCCTCGCGGCGAACGAATCCATGGCGTCGGGCGAAGTCGTTCACCTCGCGTAG
- a CDS encoding SpoIIE family protein phosphatase, with translation MLDSTAVEARSDILWHRVVDGLTRMTAATGEADLSAAIEEISLELSGAEVCRFFMVDCEANRIVFETAGRDFVLPGPEREVEALLSWLRSQPSTRLVEDVRQLDWPLQTASGREVLNGQAVLFHHQIDERFHCVLLAVMASGETGIDPERLEVTISLARHAGYAVTRLLHFKLARREMIHRTALYEVGKRISSSLDLSEVLNLIIDALQTVVPYDAAVIFLLDEDQDAVVEQTIRGYSPDLDAINLKMGEGISGSAAETGRAIIVPDVSLDDRYVQHRPGTKSEMAVPMLSGNQVIGVFNIENDRANAYDAEAQSLLEAFASQASIAIQNARLFDDARRSRLLDRELEVAGEIQRALLPRAVPVVRGLSLAAFSEPSREVGGDFYDFIPFSDKQLGVAVGDVVGKGIPAALTMASLYTSFHEFANYYVYLPSYVIGHVNEVLYEVTSADRFATLFYGIANLQENTFVYCNAGHPPPLLCRKSGETVNLHTGGLIVGSFEDASFEDGRVYLDDGDVVVLYSDGLIEKSIMEDEIFGIERLEQAIKDCHDCPVEEIRDHVVAVWRAFVGGGRLDDDTTMIVVKKES, from the coding sequence ATGCTCGATTCAACAGCCGTAGAAGCACGTTCGGACATCCTGTGGCACCGTGTGGTCGATGGGCTGACCCGCATGACGGCCGCAACGGGAGAAGCCGACCTGTCCGCCGCCATCGAAGAGATTTCGCTCGAGCTGTCCGGCGCGGAAGTCTGCCGTTTCTTCATGGTGGACTGCGAAGCGAACCGGATCGTCTTCGAAACCGCCGGCCGTGATTTCGTCCTGCCTGGGCCGGAGCGGGAGGTTGAGGCATTGCTGTCCTGGCTGCGGTCCCAACCGAGCACCCGGTTGGTCGAGGACGTCCGGCAGCTGGACTGGCCCCTGCAGACCGCATCCGGCCGCGAAGTGCTGAACGGACAGGCCGTACTTTTTCATCACCAGATCGACGAACGGTTTCACTGCGTCCTGCTCGCGGTCATGGCTTCCGGCGAGACCGGCATCGACCCCGAACGCCTCGAGGTAACCATCTCCCTGGCGCGCCACGCCGGCTACGCGGTCACGCGGCTGCTGCATTTCAAACTGGCCCGGCGGGAGATGATCCACCGGACCGCCCTGTACGAGGTGGGCAAACGGATCAGCAGTTCGCTGGACCTGAGCGAGGTCCTGAACCTTATCATCGACGCGCTGCAGACCGTGGTGCCCTACGATGCGGCGGTCATCTTCCTGCTCGACGAGGACCAGGACGCGGTTGTCGAACAGACCATCCGGGGATATTCGCCGGATCTGGACGCGATCAACCTGAAGATGGGCGAAGGCATCAGCGGGTCCGCGGCCGAGACCGGAAGGGCGATTATCGTGCCGGACGTGTCCCTGGATGACCGGTACGTGCAGCACCGGCCGGGCACGAAATCGGAAATGGCCGTACCCATGCTTTCCGGTAACCAGGTCATCGGGGTCTTCAACATCGAAAACGACCGGGCGAACGCCTACGACGCGGAGGCCCAGTCCCTGCTGGAGGCCTTTGCATCCCAGGCGAGTATCGCCATTCAGAACGCGCGCCTGTTCGATGACGCGCGGCGGAGCCGGCTGCTGGACCGGGAACTGGAGGTCGCCGGCGAGATTCAGCGCGCCCTGCTGCCGCGCGCCGTGCCTGTAGTGCGCGGCCTCTCCCTGGCCGCATTCAGCGAACCCAGCCGGGAGGTCGGGGGCGACTTCTACGATTTCATTCCCTTTTCCGACAAGCAACTGGGCGTGGCTGTGGGCGACGTGGTCGGCAAGGGCATTCCCGCCGCGCTGACCATGGCTTCGCTCTATACGTCTTTCCACGAATTCGCCAATTATTACGTCTACCTTCCGAGTTACGTCATCGGTCACGTCAACGAGGTCCTGTACGAGGTCACGTCCGCGGACCGATTCGCCACCCTGTTCTACGGTATCGCGAACCTGCAGGAAAACACCTTCGTCTATTGCAACGCCGGCCATCCACCGCCCCTGCTGTGCCGGAAATCCGGTGAAACGGTCAATCTCCACACCGGGGGACTGATCGTGGGTTCGTTCGAGGACGCGAGTTTCGAGGACGGTCGCGTGTACCTGGATGATGGAGACGTCGTGGTCCTGTATTCGGACGGCCTCATCGAGAAGTCCATCATGGAAGACGAGATTTTCGGCATCGAACGGCTGGAACAGGCGATCAAGGACTGTCATGACTGTCCGGTCGAGGAGATCCGGGACCACGTCGTCGCAGTGTGGCGCGCCTTCGTGGGCGGCGGCAGGCTGGACGACGACACGACGATGATCGTCGTAAAGAAGGAATCATGA
- a CDS encoding DUF362 domain-containing protein, translating into MSKPDVYILKTRLDGEDALSDAAFAVPAREMLHALGVDPGNRAVMMKPNVTAGAPRNSGIVTHPAFVAGLVDYFVEDAGVPVGEVYVGEATSRLTSKAQRDLAWARSGYTEMAREKRVRLLELADYGNVRVTPGNTVRLHNIGISRWAAAENVFYVNVPKLKTHNLGVVTLCGKNQQGVMIPVTERHLCSDAWRATFGRDDRRKQGREWMRVEDHEAWQRTIAHMHWDVYLACQPDFNVVEGIVGRDGNAFYQGRNFPTGLVVAGASMAAVDLVAAHLMGFEPENLVYLQVGIERGLCPPSIDDVNVHLVRDGEVAGLADPDRYRAYPPFVVYRDIPADYGKKDLFDEYDPNAEDFQITA; encoded by the coding sequence ATGTCCAAACCCGATGTGTATATCCTGAAAACCCGCCTGGACGGCGAAGACGCGTTGAGCGATGCGGCCTTCGCCGTACCGGCCCGTGAGATGCTGCACGCCCTGGGCGTCGATCCCGGCAACCGCGCCGTGATGATGAAGCCCAACGTCACCGCCGGGGCGCCGCGGAACAGCGGTATCGTCACCCATCCGGCCTTCGTGGCCGGTCTCGTCGATTACTTCGTCGAAGACGCGGGCGTTCCGGTCGGCGAGGTATACGTCGGCGAAGCGACCAGCCGGCTGACTTCGAAGGCCCAGCGCGACCTGGCCTGGGCCCGAAGCGGCTACACGGAGATGGCGCGCGAAAAACGCGTGCGGTTGCTCGAGCTGGCGGACTACGGCAACGTGCGCGTCACCCCGGGGAACACGGTACGGCTTCACAACATCGGGATTTCCCGCTGGGCGGCCGCGGAGAACGTATTCTACGTTAACGTGCCCAAGCTGAAGACCCACAACCTGGGCGTGGTCACCCTGTGCGGCAAGAACCAGCAGGGCGTCATGATACCGGTCACGGAACGGCACCTCTGTTCGGACGCGTGGCGTGCCACGTTCGGGCGCGACGACCGGCGAAAGCAGGGACGGGAATGGATGCGCGTCGAAGACCACGAGGCCTGGCAGCGGACCATCGCCCACATGCACTGGGACGTCTACCTGGCCTGCCAGCCAGATTTCAACGTGGTGGAGGGCATCGTGGGACGGGACGGCAACGCCTTCTACCAGGGCCGAAACTTTCCCACCGGCCTCGTCGTCGCCGGCGCATCCATGGCCGCGGTGGACCTCGTGGCGGCCCATCTCATGGGTTTCGAACCCGAGAACCTGGTGTATCTGCAGGTAGGGATCGAACGGGGACTGTGCCCACCCTCGATCGATGACGTGAACGTGCATCTGGTTCGGGACGGCGAGGTGGCCGGATTGGCCGATCCGGATCGTTACCGGGCATATCCGCCCTTTGTAGTGTACCGCGACATCCCCGCGGACTACGGCAAGAAAGACCTATTCGACGAATACGATCCGAACGCCGAGGATTTCCAGATCACGGCCTGA
- a CDS encoding RluA family pseudouridine synthase, translating to MKRLPDDWEGSFVETVVPASQSQWRLDRYLSETDLPVTRSRIQRWIRAGAVSVNSVVVEKCGHGVSGGDVVAVTIPETPPLTAEPEPLPLDIVYEDEALLVVNKAAGMVVHPACGHARSTLVNALLHHCGNLEQFDDPVRPGIVHRLDKDTSGLMIVAKREDAHAFLSRQLAERRIKRGYTGLAWGRFAEPSGTIDAPVGRHPRFRQRMAVVEESRGRRAVTHYRVSESLEDGTLLALVLETGRTHQIRVHLAHLGHPVIGDPVYGGRLKRLAGTAPRRRPMLKKMLDVLRRQALHASELEFIHPFSGRPHSFKAILPDDMKQAVAILSGSTCTTGPRSERHGS from the coding sequence ATGAAGCGCCTTCCGGATGACTGGGAGGGATCCTTCGTCGAGACCGTGGTGCCCGCCTCGCAGTCCCAGTGGCGGCTGGATCGGTACCTGTCGGAAACGGACCTGCCGGTAACCAGGTCGAGAATCCAGCGCTGGATCCGGGCCGGCGCGGTTTCGGTCAACTCGGTCGTCGTGGAAAAGTGCGGCCATGGGGTTTCCGGAGGCGACGTCGTCGCCGTGACCATACCCGAAACCCCTCCCTTGACCGCGGAACCGGAGCCCCTCCCACTGGACATCGTCTACGAAGACGAAGCGCTCCTGGTGGTGAACAAGGCGGCGGGCATGGTCGTGCATCCGGCCTGCGGACATGCGCGTTCGACGCTGGTAAATGCCCTGTTGCACCACTGTGGGAACCTGGAGCAGTTCGACGATCCGGTCCGGCCGGGTATCGTGCATCGGCTGGACAAGGATACGTCCGGTCTGATGATCGTGGCGAAACGCGAAGACGCCCACGCGTTTCTCTCCCGACAGCTGGCCGAACGCCGCATAAAACGTGGTTACACCGGCCTGGCATGGGGCCGTTTCGCCGAACCCTCGGGGACGATCGACGCGCCGGTAGGACGGCATCCGCGGTTCAGGCAGCGGATGGCCGTGGTGGAAGAAAGCCGTGGCCGCCGAGCCGTCACCCATTACCGCGTAAGTGAATCATTAGAGGACGGGACGTTGCTGGCCCTGGTGCTGGAAACCGGCCGTACGCACCAGATCAGGGTTCACCTGGCCCACCTGGGCCATCCCGTCATCGGCGATCCGGTCTACGGGGGAAGGCTCAAGCGGCTGGCCGGCACGGCGCCTCGGCGCCGCCCGATGTTGAAAAAGATGCTGGATGTCCTGCGGCGGCAGGCGCTGCATGCATCCGAACTGGAGTTTATCCATCCATTCTCGGGCCGGCCCCATTCCTTCAAGGCGATCCTGCCCGACGACATGAAACAGGCTGTCGCTATTCTGTCCGGCAGTACGTGTACGACCGGCCCCCGATCGGAACGACATGGGTCCTGA
- the lspA gene encoding signal peptidase II: protein MKALAKPAVICAGILILDQITKIAVQQGMALHQSYPLLGEVVQLTYILNPGAAFGITLGGRWFYLVLSVIACAVMIYYLFRIPPVERWGRYAMMSILGGAIGNLIDRAVYGAVTDFIDIGMGAYRWPVFNVADSAITIGIILLFTRLAAINRILNDEAPSG from the coding sequence CTGAAAGCTTTGGCAAAGCCGGCCGTCATCTGCGCCGGTATCCTGATCCTGGACCAGATTACCAAGATAGCCGTTCAGCAGGGGATGGCGCTTCACCAGTCCTATCCCCTCCTGGGGGAAGTGGTCCAGTTAACGTACATTTTGAATCCCGGAGCCGCGTTCGGCATTACTCTCGGCGGCCGCTGGTTCTACCTGGTGCTGTCGGTCATCGCCTGCGCGGTCATGATCTACTACCTGTTCAGGATTCCCCCCGTCGAACGGTGGGGACGGTATGCCATGATGAGCATACTGGGCGGCGCGATCGGCAACCTGATCGATCGCGCGGTCTACGGCGCCGTTACGGATTTCATCGATATCGGGATGGGAGCGTACCGATGGCCCGTATTCAACGTGGCGGATTCCGCCATCACCATCGGGATCATCCTCCTGTTTACCCGTCTGGCCGCCATCAACCGGATATTGAACGATGAAGCGCCTTCCGGATGA
- a CDS encoding Gfo/Idh/MocA family oxidoreductase codes for METLHIGIAGAGGMGGHHARLLSAREDVRVVSLFDTDPVAMNRMEKTLGPSAQGLNHYASLESMIDAEKLDAIVIATPHTRHADQVRTSLEAGLHVLVEKPMATTTRDARDFIEYSERADRVLAVAYQRHGEGKFIKAREMIGDGVIGDVRLVHVIIAQDCLGIFSPGASWRADPELSGGGHFMDTGSHINDILLWTTGLEAKSVHAFINPEGTLVDVNTAISVEFTNGAVGNLSYTSMSPEWREEFTFYGTEGVMRFGASEPLFVHRKGEDIRLPQTPGRGKPPAENFIEAILGEAEVQAPPVCGLRVVQLTEAAYKSAESGKPEAVG; via the coding sequence ATGGAAACACTCCATATCGGTATCGCGGGCGCCGGCGGCATGGGCGGCCACCACGCCCGGTTGCTGTCCGCCCGAGAAGACGTCCGGGTCGTGTCTCTGTTCGATACCGATCCGGTCGCGATGAACCGGATGGAAAAGACCCTGGGGCCTTCCGCACAGGGCTTGAACCACTACGCTTCGCTCGAGTCGATGATCGACGCGGAGAAACTGGACGCCATCGTCATCGCGACCCCCCATACCCGGCACGCGGACCAGGTCCGGACCAGCCTCGAGGCGGGACTGCACGTGCTCGTGGAGAAACCCATGGCGACGACGACACGGGACGCCAGGGACTTCATCGAATATTCGGAAAGGGCGGACCGGGTGCTGGCCGTCGCCTACCAGCGTCACGGCGAGGGGAAGTTCATCAAGGCCCGGGAGATGATCGGGGACGGCGTCATCGGCGACGTGCGCCTCGTCCACGTCATCATCGCCCAGGACTGCCTGGGGATCTTCAGCCCCGGTGCCTCATGGCGCGCCGATCCCGAGCTGTCCGGCGGCGGGCACTTCATGGACACGGGCAGTCATATCAATGACATCCTGCTGTGGACGACGGGCCTGGAAGCGAAGTCCGTCCACGCGTTTATCAACCCCGAAGGCACCCTGGTCGACGTGAATACGGCCATCTCGGTGGAGTTCACGAACGGCGCCGTCGGCAACCTGTCCTACACCTCCATGTCGCCCGAATGGCGCGAGGAATTCACCTTCTACGGCACCGAAGGCGTGATGCGTTTCGGCGCTTCCGAGCCCCTCTTCGTCCATCGGAAGGGAGAGGATATCCGGTTGCCGCAGACCCCGGGCCGGGGGAAGCCGCCGGCGGAGAACTTCATCGAGGCCATCCTGGGCGAAGCGGAAGTACAGGCCCCGCCGGTCTGCGGCCTGCGCGTCGTGCAGTTGACCGAGGCGGCCTACAAATCGGCCGAGAGCGGAAAACCCGAAGCCGTGGGCTGA
- a CDS encoding 4-hydroxy-3-methylbut-2-enyl diphosphate reductase produces MARQFDIPSYYKSEITSRIKQGRRLVDPKKKDLTPSVLNFGGVRFVFARHFGFCYGVENAIEIVYKTLEENPDKRIFLLSEMIHNPNVNTDLQSRGIQFIHTTLGEQLIPWDELTRDDLVVVPAFGTTVEIKEMLTRRGIDFCTYDTTCPFVEKVWTRGGQIGQQGFTVVIHGKPRHEETRATFSHSVQQAPTVVVRNREETLILADIITGKADGDRFFEVFGDNCSEGFEPEVHLNRVGVINQTTMLASETHEIARLIREALEERHGAERIADHFADTSDTLCYASNENQNATYAMIEKGADVALVVGGYNSSNTSHLVELCEETISTFFINSSKDILSDRQIRHFDLESKSIVATIDWLPITRPVDIILTCGASCPDIMLDDVLLRILSFFPDAPPVAEVIAEYEHTVRQPVVSAT; encoded by the coding sequence ATGGCGCGCCAGTTCGACATTCCCAGTTACTACAAGAGCGAAATCACCTCCCGGATCAAGCAGGGCCGGCGGCTGGTCGATCCCAAGAAGAAGGATCTGACGCCCTCCGTACTGAATTTCGGCGGCGTACGGTTCGTTTTCGCCCGGCATTTCGGGTTCTGCTACGGCGTGGAAAACGCCATCGAGATCGTGTACAAGACGCTGGAGGAGAACCCGGACAAGCGGATCTTCCTGCTCAGCGAGATGATCCACAATCCGAACGTCAATACCGACCTGCAGTCCAGGGGCATCCAGTTCATCCATACCACCCTCGGCGAACAGCTCATTCCCTGGGACGAACTGACACGGGACGACCTGGTCGTCGTCCCCGCCTTCGGCACCACGGTGGAGATCAAGGAAATGCTGACCCGCCGCGGCATCGACTTCTGCACCTATGACACGACCTGCCCCTTCGTCGAAAAGGTCTGGACCCGGGGCGGTCAGATCGGGCAGCAGGGTTTCACGGTCGTCATACACGGCAAACCCCGGCACGAAGAGACGCGCGCGACCTTTTCCCACAGCGTCCAGCAGGCCCCGACCGTCGTGGTGCGGAACCGGGAGGAGACCCTCATCCTCGCCGATATCATCACGGGAAAGGCCGACGGGGACCGGTTTTTCGAAGTATTCGGCGACAACTGTTCGGAGGGATTCGAACCGGAAGTCCATCTGAACCGGGTCGGCGTAATCAACCAGACCACCATGCTCGCCAGCGAGACCCACGAGATCGCGCGGCTGATCAGGGAAGCGCTGGAGGAACGGCACGGCGCCGAGCGCATCGCCGATCATTTCGCCGATACTTCCGACACCCTGTGCTACGCGAGTAACGAGAACCAGAACGCCACCTACGCGATGATCGAAAAGGGGGCGGACGTCGCCCTTGTGGTCGGCGGCTACAACTCGTCCAACACCTCCCACCTGGTGGAGCTCTGCGAGGAAACGATCAGCACCTTCTTCATCAACAGCAGCAAGGACATTCTGTCGGACCGGCAGATCCGCCACTTCGACCTGGAATCCAAGTCGATCGTCGCGACCATCGACTGGCTGCCGATCACCCGGCCCGTCGACATCATCCTGACCTGTGGCGCGTCCTGTCCCGATATCATGCTGGACGACGTATTGCTGCGCATCCTCTCTTTCTTCCCCGACGCACCGCCGGTAGCTGAAGTCATCGCCGAGTACGAGCATACGGTCCGCCAACCCGTCGTTTCCGCCACGTGA
- a CDS encoding sugar phosphate isomerase/epimerase, protein MQIGVSSYSYSRLVRSGEMTEFDAIRKTAELGCDVIEFSSLHPPGSEPFEKYAPDVRAACDEAGLPIANYTVGADFINGSGGDWQREVERVKDEVRIAHLLGAPGMRHDATRGFPDSRPGERSFDDALAVLVPAIRAVTEFAADLGVRTMVENHGMFCQDSERVERLVNAVNHENFGVLIDIGNFLCVDEPPDAAVGRLIPYAFHVHAKDFHTRPGTDTDPGEGWFRTRGGNYLRGAIVGHGEVPLASCLHVLSRHGYDGVLSIEFEGLEHPVDGVRIGLDNLRRCLG, encoded by the coding sequence ATGCAGATCGGGGTCAGTTCTTACAGCTACAGCCGGTTGGTCCGAAGCGGCGAGATGACGGAATTCGACGCCATCCGCAAGACGGCGGAACTCGGATGCGACGTGATCGAGTTCTCCTCGCTTCACCCGCCCGGAAGCGAGCCGTTCGAAAAGTACGCCCCCGACGTACGCGCGGCCTGCGATGAGGCGGGACTTCCCATCGCCAACTACACGGTCGGCGCGGATTTCATCAACGGTAGCGGGGGAGACTGGCAACGCGAGGTGGAGCGGGTGAAAGACGAGGTGCGCATTGCCCACCTGCTCGGCGCGCCCGGCATGCGCCACGACGCCACGAGGGGATTCCCCGACAGCCGTCCCGGTGAGCGCTCATTCGATGATGCCCTGGCCGTCCTCGTGCCGGCGATCCGGGCGGTCACGGAGTTCGCGGCGGACCTGGGCGTTCGGACCATGGTGGAGAACCATGGGATGTTCTGCCAGGACAGTGAACGGGTGGAAAGGCTGGTCAACGCCGTGAATCACGAGAATTTCGGCGTGCTCATCGACATCGGCAACTTCCTGTGCGTGGACGAACCGCCCGACGCCGCCGTGGGACGTCTGATCCCCTACGCCTTTCATGTGCACGCCAAGGACTTCCACACCAGGCCGGGCACGGATACCGACCCTGGTGAGGGATGGTTCCGGACCCGGGGCGGCAACTATCTCAGGGGCGCCATCGTCGGCCACGGGGAAGTCCCTCTGGCGTCCTGCCTGCACGTCCTCTCACGCCACGGATACGATGGCGTGCTTTCCATCGAATTCGAAGGACTCGAACATCCCGTCGACGGCGTTCGCATCGGGCTCGATAACCTCAGGCGCTGCCTGGGCTGA
- a CDS encoding CoA-acylating methylmalonate-semialdehyde dehydrogenase yields MLDQETNGCPLFIGGNWTGAADAATEPVFNPSDGSVIARTPMCGASEVDAAVRAAREALSDWSATPVVDRARILFRYVHLLEAHFEELSRLVTREHGKTLEEARGSVRRGIEVVEFACGAPTLLMGDALEEIASGIDCDTIRQPVGVCAGITPFNFPAMVPMWMYPIAIVCGNTFVLKPSEKVPLTAVRLVELLQEAGLPPGVMNLVHGGVDVVNALCTHPGIDAVSFVGSSPVARHVYTTATAHGKRVQAAGGAKNYMVILPDADPAFTVDALIGSVYGCAGERCMAGSVAVTVDDAARRVLPPLREALDGMKVGPTDRDPGADMGPVVTRQHLDKVHGYIASGLSDGASLYRDGRGVEVPETPDGFYLGPTIFDEASTGMKIVREEIFGPVLSVIRTDSLDKGIEACNQSGFGNAAVLFTGDGKAARTFRNRVSAGMVGINVGVPAPMAFFPFSGWNGSFYGDLHIQGKEGFAFYTRQKVTMSRWA; encoded by the coding sequence ATGCTTGATCAGGAAACGAACGGATGCCCACTGTTCATCGGCGGAAACTGGACCGGCGCGGCCGACGCGGCCACGGAACCGGTATTCAATCCATCGGACGGCAGCGTGATCGCGAGGACGCCCATGTGCGGCGCCTCCGAAGTCGATGCCGCGGTTCGAGCCGCCCGGGAAGCCCTTTCCGACTGGTCGGCGACCCCGGTCGTGGACAGGGCCAGGATACTCTTCCGGTACGTGCATCTGCTCGAAGCGCATTTCGAGGAACTGTCCCGCCTGGTCACGCGGGAGCACGGCAAGACCCTTGAAGAAGCGCGGGGATCCGTGCGCCGGGGCATCGAGGTCGTGGAATTCGCCTGCGGGGCACCGACGCTGCTCATGGGCGACGCGCTGGAAGAGATCGCCAGCGGGATCGATTGCGACACCATCCGCCAGCCCGTGGGCGTCTGCGCGGGGATCACGCCCTTCAACTTCCCGGCCATGGTGCCCATGTGGATGTATCCCATCGCCATCGTCTGCGGTAACACCTTCGTGCTCAAGCCGTCGGAGAAGGTGCCGCTGACCGCCGTCAGGCTCGTGGAACTCCTGCAGGAAGCCGGGCTGCCGCCTGGCGTGATGAACCTCGTGCACGGCGGCGTGGACGTGGTCAACGCCCTCTGCACCCACCCGGGCATCGATGCCGTTTCCTTCGTCGGGTCTTCGCCCGTAGCCCGGCACGTCTACACGACCGCGACGGCCCACGGCAAGCGCGTGCAGGCGGCCGGCGGCGCCAAGAACTACATGGTCATCCTGCCTGACGCGGATCCGGCTTTCACGGTGGACGCCCTGATCGGATCGGTGTACGGCTGCGCCGGGGAGCGGTGCATGGCCGGCAGTGTGGCGGTGACGGTGGATGACGCGGCCCGGCGCGTGCTGCCTCCGCTGCGCGAAGCGCTGGACGGGATGAAGGTCGGTCCGACGGACCGGGATCCCGGGGCGGACATGGGACCGGTCGTTACCCGGCAGCACCTCGACAAGGTACATGGATACATCGCCTCGGGCCTGTCGGACGGCGCCTCGCTCTACCGGGACGGCCGGGGGGTCGAAGTGCCGGAAACGCCGGACGGGTTCTACCTGGGTCCCACGATATTCGACGAAGCGTCCACCGGCATGAAGATCGTCCGCGAGGAGATCTTCGGTCCGGTCCTCTCCGTGATCCGCACCGACAGCCTGGACAAAGGCATCGAGGCCTGCAACCAGAGCGGTTTCGGCAACGCCGCGGTCCTGTTCACGGGTGACGGAAAGGCCGCCCGGACATTCAGGAATCGAGTGAGTGCCGGGATGGTAGGCATCAACGTGGGTGTGCCGGCGCCCATGGCGTTCTTCCCGTTCTCGGGTTGGAACGGCTCGTTCTACGGCGATCTGCACATCCAGGGCAAGGAGGGTTTCGCCTTCTACACGCGTCAGAAAGTCACCATGAGCCGGTGGGCATGA
- a CDS encoding TraR/DksA family transcriptional regulator, with product MTGEDLKRFEKLLLEKRETLLHELGYFGNKTINSAARDVAGSYPFSEHPADQGTESMEQEQAYDLASREGRFLFHIDEALERIKNGAYGLCYVCNGEIGKARLEAVPHARMCIECKSKEERGLI from the coding sequence ATGACGGGTGAAGATCTGAAACGATTCGAAAAGCTCCTGCTCGAAAAGCGCGAAACGCTTTTGCATGAGTTGGGCTATTTCGGAAACAAGACGATTAACTCCGCGGCGCGCGATGTCGCGGGCAGCTATCCCTTTTCGGAACACCCGGCGGACCAGGGTACCGAATCGATGGAGCAGGAACAGGCCTATGACCTCGCCTCCCGCGAAGGACGATTCCTGTTTCATATCGACGAAGCCCTGGAGCGCATCAAGAACGGCGCTTACGGACTTTGCTACGTATGCAATGGAGAAATCGGCAAGGCCAGGCTCGAGGCCGTACCCCACGCCCGGATGTGCATTGAGTGTAAATCCAAGGAAGAACGAGGTCTGATCTAA